TGCTGGTCGGGAGCTGTTTCCTGCTGTTGCCGTTTTCGGCGTTCGACGATCCGCCGCCCGGGGGCGCGGGGTCGAAGGTGGTGGGCGTCGCGGTGGTGTCGCTGCCCGCGTTGTGCGTGTACGTCGCGGCCGGGGTGCTGGTCTGGTTGTACGTGCGGCGGGTGCGGGCGGATCGGCGGCAGCGGCGCGGGGTGCCGGCGGCGCGGCAGGTGTGGGAGCAGGGCTGGTTCTGCCACCGGTGCGGTGGCGTGTACTTCGCCGAAGCGGGCCGGCTGCTCACCCCGGCGCACTTCCGCCAGCTGGTGGCACGGGCGGGTGGGTACGAGCGTTAGGCCAGGACCGTCAGCGCGCTCGGGACGCAGCTGACCGTCACCGGGACACTCCCCTGGGGCTCGCCGTCGGCGTAGGCGGGCCAGGAGTTGCCGGAAAGGGTCACCGTGCGGGCGCGGAGGGTGCGGACCGCCGGGTGGGTGAGGTGTTTGCCGGTGCGGAGGCCGGGGAGCAGGCGGATGAGGCCGCGGCGGGTGGCGTGGCCGATGATCGTGACGTCGAAGACGCCGTCTTCGGGGTCGGCCGTGGGGCAGATCGGGACGCCACCGCCGTAGAAGGGGGTGTTGCCGATCGCCACGAGGGTCGCGGCGTCGAGTTCGAGGCGTTCGGTGCCGGTGTCGATGACGACCGGGCGGGAGCGGAACGCCGCCAGCTCGGCGAGGATCGCGACGTCGTAGCGGCGCGGCCCGGACGGCCAGCGCATCCGGTTGGCGCGTTCGTTGACGCCGGCGTCGAAGCCCGCACACAGCACTGTCGCGAACCAGGTGTCGCCGACGCGGCCGAGGTCGATCCGCCGCCGGGCTCCCGATCGCAGGGCGGCCACCAGTGCGTCGACGGCGGGCAGCGGCTCGCCGGGGACGCCCAGGGCGCGGGCGAAGTCGTTGCCGGTGCCCGCCGGGACGAGGCCGAGCGCGACGTCGTGGTTCGCGCAGAACTGGACGCCCTGGTGGGCGGCTCCGTCGCCGCCGAGCACGACCAGGACGTCGAGTCCGGCGTGGTGGGAGGTCCGCATCAGTTCGCGAGACTCCTCGACGGAGTGGGCGACCAGCACGTCGAGCCGGTCCACCGCGGCGCGCAGCCGCTCGGCGACGGTGTCGGCGATCCGGGCGGCGGCGCCGTGCCCCGACGCCGGGTGGACGGCGAGCGCGGCGTGGATCCCCACTACGTGATGTCGTCGGTGCTCGAGCGGCCGCCGGACGCGGTCGGGGTGGACGGCTCGTCGTCGGCCGTGCTCGGCGTGTAGTCGAACGGGGCCGCTTCGTCGTCGGCGAGCTGGTCCCAGCCCTCGTCGCCGCGCAGCTTGTCCTTCTTGCGGTCGTGGATCCGGGCGAGCTGGACGGCGATCTCGAACAGCACGGTCAGCGCACCGGCCAAGCCGAGCATCGAGAACGGGTCAGAACCGGGAGTGGCGAAGGCAGCGAAGACGAACAGCGCGAACACGATGCCGCGGCGCCACTTCTTCAGCTGCGCGTACTTCACGACGCCGACGCGGTTGAGCATCACCACCAGCAACGGCAGCTCGAAGCTGATCCCGAAGATGATCAGCAGCGACAGCAGGAACGAGATGTACTTGTCCGCGGTGAGGGCGGTGACGAACGCGTCCTGGCCGAAGCCCATCAGCAGTTGCAGGGCGTGCGGGAAGAGGATGTAGGCGAGCACGGCGCCCCCGGCGAACAGCACCGACGCGAACGCGACGAACGTCAGCGCGTACTTGCGCTCCTTGCTGTACAGGCCCGGCGCGATGAACGCCCAGAGCTGGTACAGCCAGGCCGGCGACAGGAGCACGGCGCCGGCGGCGAGGCCGACCTTCAGCTGCGTCATGAAGGCCTCGAACGGCACGGTCTGCAGCAACCGGCACCCCGCGGCGCTGTCAAGCCGCCGGCTCGGCGGGATGGCGCAGTACGGGTCCTTGACGAGGTCACCGAGCGAGGGGATCGGGCCGATCTTGGTGCCGAACCAGATGAACCCGAGGATCCCGCCGATCACCACCGCGAGCATCGCGAAGCCGAGGCGGCGGCGGAACTCGTAGATGTGCTCGATGAGCGTCATCGTGCCGTCGGGGTTGGTGCGACGGCTGCGCTTGCGCCGCTTCGAGCGGCGGTTGTCGCCGTTTCCGGAGGCGGGTTCCGCCACGGGTTGTTCCGTTCTCGTCGGTGTCCGCCGGAGCGCGCCGGCTGGGGCGCGCTCCGTGGACCAGGGACCGGGTGTGGCCTAGCCGCTCAGCTGGCGTTCTTCTGCGGCTGGTCGGCGGCCTGCTGCTTCTTGAGTTCGTCGAGCTGCCGCTGCAGGTCGGCGACCTGCTGGTCGGTCGTGGCCGACGGGGCGGGCGTCGCCGGGATCTGCCTGGTCTCGACGGGCTCGGCGTCCTCGTGCGAGGCGCTCTTGTCGCCCGCGAGGTCCTTGGTCTCGGCCTTGAAGATCTTCATCGACTTGCCGATCGACCGCGCCGCATCGGGAAGCCGCTTGGCCCCGAACAGGAGCACGACGAGCAGCACCAAAATGATCAAATGCCACGGCTGCAATCCGTTCAGCATGGTGGCCTCCTATCTGCGTCTGGTAGGGATGTTACTGGTTTTCCGGTTTCCGGCGGCGCTGCGCGAACGCGACGCGCAACCCTGCCGCCCGGGCGCGGATCAACCCCGCCCGGTCCTGGGTGTTCGTAGCCACCATGCTCGCGGTCTGCTTGAAACCACGCAAGACCCGGGTGGTCCGCACCAGCAGGACGACGAGGAGGAGCAGTCCCGCCGCGGCGAGGACGATGGTGGGCAGGTAAGGCACGCGAGCAGCCTAGTGGTCGCAGGTTGACGGAAGGTGACGGGCTCGGGCCACGGCGCCGGCGGCCCGGCGACCGACGTCGGACGCGAGGTCGGCCGGGCTCTCCACCAGCGCTTCTCCGCCCAGTCCCAGGACGAGGCGCACCATCCAGGACTGGTCGGCGTAGCGCATCCGGATGCGCAGCCGCCCCCCGTCGAGCTCGTCGAGCTCCTCGCACGGGTAGTACTCGGCTACCCAGCGTGCGTCCGGGTCGAGGACCAGGACCGCCTCCCGCTGGTCGGGACGTTCGCGGAAGACACCCTCGGAGATGTCGGTGGGGTGGGCGTGCGCGGGCGGCCGGGACGGCTCGTCGAGGACCGTCAGCTCGTCGATCCGGTCGAGCCGGAACAGCCGGACGCCTTCCGCGCGGCGGCACCAGGCCTCGAGGTAGCCGACCGCCTGGACGATCAGCAGCCGCATCGGGTCGACCGTGCGCTCGGTGATCTGGTCCTTGGACGCCGTGTAGTAGCGGATCCGCAGCGCTCGCCCGTCCCGCAGGGCCCGGGCGACCTCCTCGCGGGTCCGCGCGGTCTTCTTGCCTTCGCGCACTCCCCCGCCGACGACCACGCCGGCGGGCTGGGCCTGCCCGGCGGCGGACTCGATCTTGGCGATGGAGCGGCGGACGGCGTCACCGTCGACCACGCCCGGCGTCTCGGCCAGCGCGCGCAGCGCCACCAGCAGCGCGGTCGCCTCGCCGCCGGTCAGCCGCAGCGGGCGGTTCATCCCGGCGTCGTGGGTGACGACGATCGTGTCGCCCTCGAAGGACAGGTCGATCAGGTCGCCCGGCCCGTAGCCGGGCAGCCCGCACATCCACAG
This window of the Amycolatopsis balhimycina FH 1894 genome carries:
- a CDS encoding diacylglycerol/lipid kinase family protein translates to MGIHAALAVHPASGHGAAARIADTVAERLRAAVDRLDVLVAHSVEESRELMRTSHHAGLDVLVVLGGDGAAHQGVQFCANHDVALGLVPAGTGNDFARALGVPGEPLPAVDALVAALRSGARRRIDLGRVGDTWFATVLCAGFDAGVNERANRMRWPSGPRRYDVAILAELAAFRSRPVVIDTGTERLELDAATLVAIGNTPFYGGGVPICPTADPEDGVFDVTIIGHATRRGLIRLLPGLRTGKHLTHPAVRTLRARTVTLSGNSWPAYADGEPQGSVPVTVSCVPSALTVLA
- the tatC gene encoding twin-arginine translocase subunit TatC; the encoded protein is MAEPASGNGDNRRSKRRKRSRRTNPDGTMTLIEHIYEFRRRLGFAMLAVVIGGILGFIWFGTKIGPIPSLGDLVKDPYCAIPPSRRLDSAAGCRLLQTVPFEAFMTQLKVGLAAGAVLLSPAWLYQLWAFIAPGLYSKERKYALTFVAFASVLFAGGAVLAYILFPHALQLLMGFGQDAFVTALTADKYISFLLSLLIIFGISFELPLLVVMLNRVGVVKYAQLKKWRRGIVFALFVFAAFATPGSDPFSMLGLAGALTVLFEIAVQLARIHDRKKDKLRGDEGWDQLADDEAAPFDYTPSTADDEPSTPTASGGRSSTDDIT
- the tatA gene encoding Sec-independent protein translocase subunit TatA, yielding MLNGLQPWHLIILVLLVVLLFGAKRLPDAARSIGKSMKIFKAETKDLAGDKSASHEDAEPVETRQIPATPAPSATTDQQVADLQRQLDELKKQQAADQPQKNAS
- a CDS encoding bacteriophage holin, producing the protein MPYLPTIVLAAAGLLLLVVLLVRTTRVLRGFKQTASMVATNTQDRAGLIRARAAGLRVAFAQRRRKPENQ
- a CDS encoding helix-turn-helix transcriptional regulator, which encodes MSGSTDRMPRLLALVPYLLARPGIRVDDAAQDFDVTPKQLRKDLELLWMCGLPGYGPGDLIDLSFEGDTIVVTHDAGMNRPLRLTGGEATALLVALRALAETPGVVDGDAVRRSIAKIESAAGQAQPAGVVVGGGVREGKKTARTREEVARALRDGRALRIRYYTASKDQITERTVDPMRLLIVQAVGYLEAWCRRAEGVRLFRLDRIDELTVLDEPSRPPAHAHPTDISEGVFRERPDQREAVLVLDPDARWVAEYYPCEELDELDGGRLRIRMRYADQSWMVRLVLGLGGEALVESPADLASDVGRRAAGAVARARHLPSTCDH